The Haploplasma axanthum region TAGTACATAAATTTCAATAACACCCTTTTTTAATTGCACCTGCAAACATCCCACCTGCTTCCTTACGCATAATATTATACAATGCATAGTATAAGGTTGTCAATAGTATTGATTATAAAAATAAAAAGACTTCTAAATATTAGTAGAAGTCCTTAATTACTTATGAGATCATATTCATTCTTCTTCATCAAACAAATACTTCATATACCGTGTAGGTGAACTTAAAAACGATGTATAATCTCTAACTATTGGGTGATTTTCATACTCAGTAATGCTAATTTTATCTGAAAAATGATATATTAATGCATTTGGATATGCTAATAATATTGGTGAATGCGTACAAATAATAAACTGACTACCTTCATCAACATATTTTTTTATTAGTGAAATTAAGGTTAGTTGATTTTGAAATGATAACGGTGTTTCTGGTTCATCTAATAAATAGAGAGTCTTGCCTCTAAGTTTAGAAGAAAAAAAACTTATATAACCTTCTCCATGTGATGCCATCTTAAACTTGGAAACCATCGACTTCATTTTTTCAACATTTCCTTCATGCAATCCAATTTCTAGTATTTTCCCGAATGACTCTCTATTTCCATGTTTTTTTATTGATTGATTCAACAAATCCTTATTTTCTTGTTCTTCTTTTTCAATCCAACTTAAAAATGTATAAAAATCTTCGCTTTGAAAATAATAACCTCGCTTTAACTTAGTATTCCATGAAACAGAAAATCCCTTATACTTTTCAAATCTATAATCAATATTTTTAGAAACATTAATACTATTTGTTAATTGACTTATTATTCTTAATATCGTTGATTTCCCAGATCCATTTTCACCTGTGAAAAACACAACAGGTGCATTTAAATCTAAAGATTTAAACGCTATTGTACTATATGGATATTCATTTTTATCAATATCTTTCACTAGTTTTATTAGCATAATATTACTCCTTGTTTAAACATTTATATATAATAAAAGATTCCTAAATTAATAGAAATCTTTTAATCTTATTTATTCATCAAAGATGGAAATTTGTGAAAAATCCTTTTCTTGATCAACTAATACTTGCCATTTAGAACTTCTTCCACTTCCAATTGGCATTATTTTTCTTTCATCACGTAATCTTTGAAGGGTTCTATTAATTGTAGAATCACTAACTGTCGGATGCGCTTCACGTAAATCTTCTTTTGAAAATAATCTTTTGAATTTTAAAATAGTATTTTCCAAATTATCAGATTTATTTAAATTCCGTTCAAACTCATATTGATGTGCAATTTCATCTATTTCATTATAACTATCCATTAAGATCTTATAAACAATTTCCGTTAAATTATCAGTTTGTGAAAACTGACTTGCCCAATTATAGTTGGCTTGATTTAATGCGTATTGCCATGGCTCTTGATATTTAGCAAAGTAATGAAAAAATGAAACATATTTAAATATAGGGAAAGTTTGAAAAAGCATTGTATATAACAACATTAAAGCAATCAGTTCATTGTAATTATCAAATATTTTCATGTTAATAAAATCAACATAAAAGTTAGTTATTAATGTCGTTAATTCATATTTTTTTTCTTTAACAAGTTTTTTATATTGAACTATTAATTGTTCTAAATCTTCTCTTGTTAAACGAAACTTATTAGAAGCTAATAAACCGCCCTCATCAATTTTGTTTTTAGTCCAATTGATACTTGTATGGTCTTTACCTAACATTTTTGATAATTCTTGTGCCTCGTTAGTAATAAGTTCAAAACTATTATAACTTTTTTGAATTCGATCAACAATTCTCTTAACATTTAATAATAATTGCTCGTCTTTATTTTTTGGAACAAAATCTCTTTTAGAACATAATTTAATTCTTGCTTCAGTTAAATCTATTTTCAATATTTTAACAAGTTCAGTAACATCCTTCTCAAGGGTGTTATTAGTAAAAGCATCAATTTCTTTACTAAACAAATCATCATAGTAAAAAGTTTTTCCTTTTGATTCATAAAGATCAAGTAATAACATTAATGTTTCATTACGAACTTGTAGTCTATTGATATTTGCTAATGCTTTCATTATTACTCAGCGAAACTAGATCCACCGATAAATTCACGTAAAAGAGAATTAACAGGAACCAGTTCATCTTCAATATCTTTAAAGTATTTTAAGAATTTCAATAATCTATTTGCTGTAATAAAATGTTTACTACTTGATTCAACTGATCTCAATTGTTTAACCGCATGTTTTTTTAAAACACCAAATTCATATGTTAATTCACTATTAAAGACATAGTTAGCTTCTTTTTGGTATGGATAAATCCATTTGAATTCACCTTTTCTAACACTTGGCCACATATCAAATGTATCTTCAGCACTAGAATTACGATATTTTTGATCTCTAACTAGTCTTCTTAATAATCTTAAGTCTGTAATTGAAATTGGGTTTTGATTATCAATATGAAGTTGAGTTTGTGGAGCAATATAAACTTTAAACTTTTGATGATTTGGAATGCTCTTTGTAAGTAAACTGTTTAGAGCATGAATACCTTCAATAATAATTATTTCATCATGTTTAACTTTAACTTTTTTACCTTTTTCACGAGCATTCTTTGAGAAATTAAATTTAGGTAATTCAACTTCTTCGCCTCTAATTAAAGCTGCCATATCTTTGTTGAATAATTCAACATCTAATGCATTAATATGTTCTAAATCTGGTGAACCATCAGGATTTTTTGGTGCTTGATGCTTACCTAAATAGTAATCATCAATTGAAATCATGATTGGTTTTATACCTCTTGTTTTTAATTCGATACGTAATCTATTTGAAAAAGTTGTTTTACCACTTGATGAAGGTCCAGCAATTGCAATTAATCTAATATCATCTTTATTATCACTAATTAATTTTCCTAATTCAACAAGTTGTTGATTATGTTTAGTTTCACACATATTGACAAAATCAACTAAATCGTGATGTGTTTTTGAGAAACTATTAATTGCTGGAATCGTGTTTCCACCGATTGTTTGCCCCCATTGAGCAACTTTTCTTAATGCACCACCAAATACTGGTTCATCAATAAACTCTGGGATTTTACCACCAAATTCTGCTCTTGGATATTGAATTAAGAACCCTGGATTATATAAAAACATATTGTAAGTCTTTAAATAACCTGTTTCAGGTAACATATAACCAAACATATAGTTATAATACCCATCACATTCATAAAGGTTAACATATTCTTCTTCACGATATTTTAAAATTTCCACTTTATCGTGCATATTAAATTTAGTATATAGGCGTGTTGCTTCACCAACAGAAATTCTTCTTCGTTCGATTTTATAATTTGTTTTAATAATTCGATCAACTTCTGTTTTAATAGCTAAAAGAATATCATCATCTAATGGAAAACCAAGCCCATCAATTTCAGCTAGGATAGATCTAGATACACTATAACTAAATTTAACTTCTGATTTCGGATATAAATTATGAACAGCTTTAGCAATTACATATCTTAGAGTTGTTTCATAAATTCTAACTGCATCACTAGAATCATATCCTAAAAATTTAACATCAGCATCGTCACTTAACACATAATTCAATTCACGTAATCTTGAGTTAACATTTGCCGCTAAAACATTGTTTAGTTTAGCATCTTTTGCAACTTCCTCAAGTGTTGGTGGAACACTGTACTCAAATTTTTTTTCATTCACAGTAACATTTATCATTCATTTCCTCCTTTTAATCATCTTCAAATAAATCTAATCTTGAGAGATGAATTTTTTTATTTTTATTTATAATTTTTTCTTCTTCAACTACAGCATTTATTTCATCAAAAATAATCTTTTCAGGCTTTTTTTTGATAACTACCGGTACTTCATCAATAGCATCTTCTATAAAGATTTTATATCCTTTTTCAACATTTTCATCAAACATTTTCTTACCATACTTATTATAACTGTATTTATATTCTGAAACAGTAACTTCGTATGTTTGTTTTGTTGATGTAAGTAATGATTTAACATTTTCTTTTTCTTGATATTTTGATAATCTTGCTGCAGAAACTATGTAATGAGGATTACTCTTCAAGTTTTCAACAATTCGAATTCCTTTACGATTTCTACTATATACTGTTAATTCTGAAACATTATCCTTGATAATATGACCACGAACTGTAAGCATTACAAAATCATCGCTATCAAAAGCATAAAATGCTTCAACCAGTTCATCATCATCGCTAATCATCATTCCTTGGACACCACCAGCAGAACTTCCATATTCTGGTAAGTCAGCAGTTTTAAATCTAAGAGCATATCCTTGCTTACTTAAACCAATGATATTTTCTTTTTGATTCATATTGACACTAACTAATTCATCATCTTTTTGAAGTCTCATACCTCTAATTGCTTTTGAATATCTAGAAACTTCGAAATCTTTAAGTTTAGTTTGTTTCATATAACCATTTTTGGTTGCTAGTAATAGATTAATATCTTCATTGAATTCTCTAACATTAATAACTGATATTATTCGCTCACTTGCTTCAACCGGAACAATATTGCCAATATATACACCTAAGTCACGCCATCTTTGATCATCAATTTTATAGACTGGAACATAAATGTAATTACCTAAATTTGTAAATATTAGTAATGTATCTAAATTAGATATTTCACGATGGAAGATAAGTCCATCATCAGTTTTTAAACCAATTGTTTGACTTGCTTGATAGCTTCTTAGACTTGATCTTTTTACATATCCATCTTTCGTAACACCAATAATAACATTCTCATCACTAATTAGATCACGTTCATCAATCTTGATTGA contains the following coding sequences:
- a CDS encoding AAA family ATPase; translation: MLIKLVKDIDKNEYPYSTIAFKSLDLNAPVVFFTGENGSGKSTILRIISQLTNSINVSKNIDYRFEKYKGFSVSWNTKLKRGYYFQSEDFYTFLSWIEKEEQENKDLLNQSIKKHGNRESFGKILEIGLHEGNVEKMKSMVSKFKMASHGEGYISFFSSKLRGKTLYLLDEPETPLSFQNQLTLISLIKKYVDEGSQFIICTHSPILLAYPNALIYHFSDKISITEYENHPIVRDYTSFLSSPTRYMKYLFDEEE
- a CDS encoding nucleoside kinase, whose translation is MINVTVNEKKFEYSVPPTLEEVAKDAKLNNVLAANVNSRLRELNYVLSDDADVKFLGYDSSDAVRIYETTLRYVIAKAVHNLYPKSEVKFSYSVSRSILAEIDGLGFPLDDDILLAIKTEVDRIIKTNYKIERRRISVGEATRLYTKFNMHDKVEILKYREEEYVNLYECDGYYNYMFGYMLPETGYLKTYNMFLYNPGFLIQYPRAEFGGKIPEFIDEPVFGGALRKVAQWGQTIGGNTIPAINSFSKTHHDLVDFVNMCETKHNQQLVELGKLISDNKDDIRLIAIAGPSSSGKTTFSNRLRIELKTRGIKPIMISIDDYYLGKHQAPKNPDGSPDLEHINALDVELFNKDMAALIRGEEVELPKFNFSKNAREKGKKVKVKHDEIIIIEGIHALNSLLTKSIPNHQKFKVYIAPQTQLHIDNQNPISITDLRLLRRLVRDQKYRNSSAEDTFDMWPSVRKGEFKWIYPYQKEANYVFNSELTYEFGVLKKHAVKQLRSVESSSKHFITANRLLKFLKYFKDIEDELVPVNSLLREFIGGSSFAE